In Synergistota bacterium, a genomic segment contains:
- the recF gene encoding DNA replication and repair protein RecF (All proteins in this family for which functions are known are DNA-binding proteins that assist the filamentation of RecA onto DNA for the initiation of recombination or recombinational repair.) produces the protein MKLDELYLFNFRAFRSIELKLSQKTLFFGPNGAGKTTLLEAIYMLCWGRSFRTSRDIETIKWGESSSHIEGKFKEEEFYSVKLSLTHKGKKIVLNGKHISRAELIGKIPVLFLSPEELSMIDGPPKLRRAFIDRVLSQVDDGYLIKYRSYFRLLKEKNSILSKSKSYTKLLEIIDERMLSLAIYIWERRRKFLDLLRDEEIQIKFKPSGLDIELEHDLLKEIMHSRRKDEIRRGFSLFGPHLDEFEIMKNGVSLRRYGSRGEKKWVAWKIYLKTLDAFIKTGTTPIFLIDEILAELDPLRRQNVWKELSKLGCQVFMTTLSPQEGEGFIALEVKNGEIRKYNS, from the coding sequence ATGAAACTTGATGAACTATACTTGTTTAACTTTAGAGCTTTTCGATCGATCGAACTTAAGCTTTCCCAAAAAACCCTCTTCTTTGGACCTAATGGAGCTGGAAAAACTACGCTTCTTGAAGCTATCTATATGCTTTGCTGGGGAAGATCCTTTAGAACATCGAGAGATATAGAGACGATCAAATGGGGTGAAAGCTCATCTCATATAGAAGGTAAGTTTAAAGAAGAAGAGTTTTACAGCGTGAAATTATCTTTAACTCATAAAGGGAAGAAAATAGTTTTAAATGGAAAGCACATCAGTCGCGCAGAGCTTATAGGAAAGATACCTGTTTTGTTTCTTTCTCCTGAAGAGCTCTCTATGATCGATGGTCCCCCGAAATTGAGGAGAGCTTTCATTGATAGGGTTTTATCCCAAGTAGATGATGGCTATTTGATAAAGTATAGATCCTATTTTCGATTACTCAAGGAAAAAAATTCTATTTTGTCTAAAAGCAAGAGCTATACAAAGCTTCTTGAGATCATTGATGAAAGGATGCTAAGTCTTGCTATTTATATATGGGAAAGGAGAAGAAAATTTCTTGATTTACTTAGGGATGAGGAAATTCAGATAAAGTTTAAGCCTTCGGGTTTAGATATTGAATTAGAGCATGATCTTTTGAAAGAGATTATGCATTCTCGTAGGAAAGATGAGATAAGAAGGGGGTTTTCTTTATTTGGTCCTCACCTTGATGAATTCGAGATAATGAAAAATGGAGTATCCTTAAGAAGGTATGGCTCACGAGGAGAAAAAAAATGGGTAGCTTGGAAAATATATCTTAAAACCTTAGATGCGTTTATAAAGACGGGTACTACTCCGATTTTCCTAATAGACGAGATTCTTGCAGAGCTCGATCCTTTAAGAAGACAAAATGTATGGAAAGAGCTATCAAAACTTGGCTGTCAGGTATTTATGACTACTCTATCTCCTCAGGAGGGAGAAGGGTTTATCGCCTTAGAGGTTAAAAATGGAGAAATTAGGAAGTATAATAG